One window of Betaproteobacteria bacterium genomic DNA carries:
- a CDS encoding response regulator transcription factor — translation MKVLHADDHPMFREGLRFFLKLLDPRITILEANNFQGALDKLALEWPVDMALIDLQMPGMSETDGFFTMRRRHPTLPIVVLSGVSDTRLIRTLLDGGARGYIPKFANSELLMDGLRRVLKGEIFVP, via the coding sequence ATGAAAGTCCTCCACGCCGACGACCATCCCATGTTCCGCGAAGGATTGCGCTTCTTCTTGAAGCTGCTTGACCCACGGATCACCATCCTCGAGGCCAACAACTTTCAAGGAGCGTTGGATAAGCTGGCGCTGGAGTGGCCGGTGGACATGGCGCTCATCGACCTGCAAATGCCAGGCATGAGCGAGACGGATGGCTTTTTCACCATGCGGCGGCGGCATCCGACCTTGCCCATCGTGGTGCTCTCCGGCGTGAGTGACACGCGATTGATCCGCACATTGCTCGATGGCGGCGCACGCGGTTACATTCCAAAGTTCGCCAACAGCGAATTACTCATGGACGGGCTGCGGCGGGTACTGAAGGGGGAGATCTTCGTCCCCTAG
- a CDS encoding response regulator transcription factor: MFIPSAQARTDSTEREILNSRQLQILPLLADGMANNQIADALNVAEGTIKQHMKELFKRLNARNRTQAVQEARRLGLLRK; this comes from the coding sequence ATCTTCATTCCCTCCGCGCAAGCGCGAACGGATAGCACGGAGAGAGAAATCCTCAACTCGCGCCAACTTCAGATTCTTCCGTTACTCGCCGACGGCATGGCCAACAACCAAATAGCCGATGCCCTCAACGTGGCCGAGGGCACGATCAAGCAGCATATGAAGGAGTTGTTCAAGCGCTTGAATGCGCGCAACCGAACACAGGCGGTGCAGGAGGCAAGGCGATTAGGACTACTGCGCAAGTAA
- a CDS encoding hybrid sensor histidine kinase/response regulator, whose product MPVILPSLKIGSEATLLIVDDKPQNLRLMSDYLAEHGFDLMLTRSGEQALEKARLAIPDLVLLDLRMPGMDGFEVCRRLKADPATAAIPVIFMTAEDETAQKVTGFALGAVDYITKPIQREELLARIQHQLQLHRLQKALFYKTQDLAAKNSELEAYAHTIAHSLKTPLAASTCFLEILYKYRSDNLSEEQRHLLTQAMSLLNTTGSAIDAMLLLSTVSNQEVELHALDMEDLTGNVLIQLADLRASTQAAVVLPSKWPKALGYAPWVAEVWLNLLSNSFKYSGQPPRIEIGGEKDQAQVRFWVRDNGTPLSEADCERIFTPFTRLQQERASGHGLGLVTIQRIIAKLGGVVKARPLDAGGNEFSFTLPPLANS is encoded by the coding sequence ATGCCGGTCATCCTGCCATCTCTTAAGATCGGCAGCGAAGCCACTTTGCTCATCGTCGATGACAAGCCCCAGAACCTGCGCCTCATGTCCGATTACCTCGCGGAACATGGGTTCGATTTGATGCTCACGCGCAGTGGCGAACAAGCCCTGGAAAAGGCGCGCCTGGCCATCCCCGATCTGGTGCTCCTCGATCTGCGCATGCCCGGCATGGATGGCTTTGAAGTGTGCCGGCGCTTGAAAGCGGATCCCGCCACCGCCGCTATTCCGGTGATCTTCATGACTGCCGAGGACGAGACGGCGCAGAAGGTCACGGGTTTCGCGCTGGGTGCGGTGGATTACATCACCAAGCCCATCCAGCGCGAAGAGCTACTCGCACGCATCCAGCATCAACTGCAATTGCACCGCCTGCAAAAAGCCCTGTTCTACAAGACGCAAGACCTGGCAGCCAAGAATTCGGAGCTGGAAGCTTACGCCCATACGATCGCCCATAGCCTGAAAACACCGCTCGCCGCGAGCACATGCTTTCTGGAAATCCTCTACAAATACCGCTCGGACAATCTCAGCGAAGAGCAGCGCCATTTGCTCACGCAGGCCATGAGCCTGCTCAATACCACCGGCAGCGCCATCGATGCGATGCTATTGCTGTCCACTGTTTCCAACCAAGAGGTGGAACTGCACGCCTTGGATATGGAGGACTTGACGGGAAATGTTCTGATCCAATTGGCCGACCTGCGCGCTTCCACGCAGGCTGCCGTGGTACTGCCAAGCAAATGGCCCAAGGCCCTCGGCTACGCGCCTTGGGTTGCCGAGGTATGGCTCAACCTATTGAGCAATTCCTTCAAATATAGCGGCCAACCCCCGCGAATCGAGATAGGGGGCGAGAAGGACCAGGCACAAGTGCGCTTCTGGGTACGTGACAACGGTACCCCATTATCCGAGGCCGATTGCGAGCGCATCTTCACACCCTTCACCCGTTTGCAACAAGAGCGCGCCTCGGGTCATGGCTTAGGGTTGGTCACCATACAGCGGATCATCGCGAAGCTCGGTGGAGTCGTGAAGGCGAGGCCCCTGGATGCGGGAGGTAACGAGTTCAGCTTTACCTTACCGCCGCTGGCGAACTCATGA